Genomic DNA from uncultured Acetobacterium sp.:
TAATTCCATTTTTATCTATATATAGTATCTATTTATAACGAGAAGATAATTATTATCAGTATACCACTTAATAATCACCATCATTCCAGCCTAATATTTTAATCAGACGTAATTCTGAATAACCATAGGCACTGGCCGGATAATTGATTCGATCCGTTGTGTTTGAATTGATGAGATAATCCAGCATGTTCCCATCATTATCGGTGACTACATCTGTAATAATAACCGAATGGAGCCATTCATCGTCCTGCCCGTACTGTAAAATATCGCCGACCGCTCCGCTATAGACATTGTCATCCACGATGGCCGACAACCCATAACCATCATTTTCACTGGCATAGGTATAAAATTCTTCGACACCGGCCCAGGCAGGGCTTCGACCCGTCTCGTATTCATCAAGATCTACTTCCTCGCCATACCATTTCCACTGGGTATTAACATCACCAAAATAATCCATTGGAATTCCCCCGGCATAAAGGCACTGGGAAATATAGTTATTGCAATTACCGCCATAGGTGTCATAAACACCAAATTTATTATCATTACGAACGACTTCGACAGGATCAACCCATCTCATGGCATAATCGATCGCTGCAACGGCATCATACTCGTTGTCAACTTCAGGTTCCCAGCTTTCCACTTCCCCAGAATTAAAGGATTCTTTTTCCGATGATAACTCTTCAACCACCGATAAAGAATTATCCAACAAACCTTCTGCCACGACCTCCGGTTCTTCATAACTGTCGGCAATAGCTTCTTCCAGCATCAGAAAACTGTCTTCTTCTTTATAATGCTCTGATACTACGTAACCATCTGCTGTTTTATCTAAATAAAAAGTATGGGCAATCCCTGAACTTGAGGAATCTACATCCGGAATGAAAGCAAAATTTACCGTATGATCTTCAAGTAAAGCCACTTCGACCATACCCGCTTCTTCATTGATACGTGTAATAGTTAAACCACATTGGTAATCGGTCATTTTAAGATCATTGCTCTGATTAAGTCGCATTCTAATTAGATAATCCATGGCACTTTGATTAATCCAGGCATTTTCACTGGATGGGTCTTCAAACAATGCCGTTATATCTGTCGTTTCCAGATTTGCGGTTGCCTGAAAATAAGCTTCGAAGTATTCTGTTATGGGTTTAAGCATTTCATCATCCATTTCCTCCTCACCTTCACGAAGCTTTATCGCGCCACTGTCTGCCCCTGGATTTTCACCGATTGAATTATCGCTTAAACTTTCCGGAAGGGAGTAAGAATTAGCCAGTACCCCAACACAAATGACGCCCATCGCCATTAGTGTCATTAATACAAGACAGATGACAACACGTTTCCTTTTTCGTTTTAAAATTCTTCTTCTTTTCATAATCTCTTCCCTTTCCAGCATTTGTAACAATTATATATCTTAAATGTGTTTTTCTTGTGAACGTATTATGAATATCCCAAAATAAAACTTTTTCTCAAAAAATAAAAAAAAACAGCTCTCGCTGTCATCTTTTTTAAGTGGTGGTGCCCAAAGGCGGAATCGAACCACCGACACGGGGATTTTCAGTCCCCTGCTCTACCGACTGAGCTATTTGGGCATATAGTTTTTTCTCGAAAATTTGGCAAAAAAATATGGTGGGCCTTCAGGGGCTCGAACCCCGGACCTACCGGTTATGAGCCGGTTGCTCTAACCAACTGAGCTAAAGGCCCCCAAAATACATTTAAAAAAAATGGTCGAGGTGAGAGGATTCGAACCTCCGGCCCCATGGTCCCAAACCATGTGCGCTACCAAACTGCGCTACACCTCGATACAATACTTATCTATTATAAATGTTTTTTCGGTTTCTGTCAAGGACTTTTTTATCTTTTTTTCTTTCAGATAATGCTTATCTTTGACGACTTGCTTATTATAGCACGTCTAAATAACCTAATGCAAGTCTTTTTTTCACAAAAGAATTATTTTTTTAATTCTTTTGTGAAAAAGTCCTGGGCTATTTATTTTTCCAGAATGGTGGACTTTGCTGTACTTTTTTCTTTCGCACAGCGGTTTAAAAGCGTTTCGACTTTATCCACTATCCAACTAAAAGTTTTCAGCAGCGGATAGATATCTAGAATCGTGATTCCCAGAATGATAAACATGGCTGGTATGAACTCCTGAATTGGCAGAAGAAAAAACAAATCTTCTAAAAATAATACGCAGCATAAAAATGAAACGGTCATGGCAAAGAATAACGCCCATCGTTTATTATCCAGTGGCTGGCAGACTCGAAAAAGAATGACCAGACCAATCAATCCGGTGGAGATCACTGCCAAAGTTGACACCTGCTCGTGATTTAGGGGCAAATAAGAACCGATAATCATAATCATGACGACATTAAATACCACCGTGAGGGCTCCCGGCAGCGATTTCTTCAAAACCTTTTCCAGAAAATTACCAGTAACCCGGTTTTTGTTCGGTTCCAGTGCCAAAAACACCGAAGGGGCACCAATCGTCAGGGCACTGATTAACGTTAATTGAATCGGAACAAAGGGATAGGCCTCGTTGGCAATAATCACAATCACCGCCAACATCAACGAAAACATCGTCTTCACTAAAAATAGCGATGCCGCCCGGGTAATGTTGTTGATCACCCGCCGTCCTTCCATCAGAACCCGTGTAAAACTGGCAAAATTGGAATCCAGTAGTACCAATTGGGCAACCTGACGGACAGCGTCGCTCCCCTCGGCCATGGCAATACTACAGTCAGCCTCTCTCAAAGCTAAAACATCATTGACACCATCACCTGTCATAGCCACCGTATGGCCATCATTTTTAATCGCCTCAATTAAAAGCCGTTTCTGTCCTGGCGTTACCCGACCAAAAACCGAGTATTTAAGGGCGGCGTCACGAACCGCTTCATCTTCAGTCAAGGTTGAAGCATCGACATAATTGTCCCAATCCAAAAGACCGGCCCGATGAGCTACCTGAGATACCGTTACCGGATTGTCGCCGGAAATTACCTTGATTTCAACGCCCTGGTTTCTGAAAAATTCCAGGGTTTTCTTAGCTTCCTGGCGAATTTTATCGCCCATTGGCAGCAATGCAATGGTTTTTATTGCCTTTGGCAAACTGCCATCTTCATTAAATGGTTCGGTTGAATGGCCCAGCATTAACACCCGGTTGCCCTCGCTGGCGTAACATTCAACTTTATCCTGAATTTCAGGATAGCGGTCGCCTAAAATAAATTCCGGTGCACCAATAACAAAGGTGCCTTTTTCGGCAAAAAAAGCGCCGCTCCATTTTCGGTCCGATGAAAACGGAATAACCCGATCACATTTCCATTTTGGAGCCTCGCCTTTACAGCTTTCAGATAATGCCCGATAGGTCGCATTGTCATCTTTCAGGTTGGCAATCAAAGCCCGAATCGCCTGAACGGGGTTTTGGTCGTGACTGATGGTTTCCATTGACAATACTTCCAGATTACCTTCGGTGATGGTTCCGGTTTTGTCCAGACAAAGCACATCCACCCGGGCTAAAGTCTCAATGCAATAGAGCTCCTGAACTAAAGTTTTGTGTTGTCCTAATCGGATTACCCCAACCGCCAGAGCCACACTGGTTAAGAGCACCAGTCCCTCGGGAATCATCCCAATCAGGGCCGCCACCGTTCCGGTAACCCCAGCCTGAAGCGGCAGTTCCTGAACGATTAGTTGTTTATAGAGAAGCAGCAGGCCAATTGGCACAATGACAATACTGATTGTTTTCATAATAAAGCCCAAAGCTTTCATTATTTCAGAATTGGGTTTCTTTGCCACCTTAACGGCTTCAACCAATTTTGACGCATAATTGTCCAGACCAACTTGAGTGACCTGGACTGTGGCTTCTCCAGACACGACAAAACTACCTGAGAAAAGTTCGTCTCCTTGATATTTCATAATTGAGTCTGATTCGCCAGTGAGCAGGGATTCATTGACTTCCAGTTCCCCTTTGACCACTTGGGAATCCGAAGGGATCTGTTTTCCGGCCTTAAGAACCAGAATATCATCCAGGACAATTTTCTCAAAGACGATCTCCTGAGAATTGCCATCCCGCAATACGGTGACATGGGGTTGTGAGATTAGTGAGAGCTTGTCGATGGTTTTTTTCGCCTTTATTTCCTGTGTGATGCCAATAAATGTATTAATGATAACAATATTAATAAACAAAAGATTTTGAAATGACTGAACGAAAATAACCATCAATGCCAGCACGATGTTAAGAATATTAAATAAGGTTAAGGTATTATCTTTGATAATTTTGCCGATTGTTTTCGTCTTGGATTGTGGTTGAATATTAACCTTGCCGGCTTTTGCCCTTTCTTCAACCTGGGCTTGGGTTAGTCCAATTTCAGGGTTGATGTTATTTTCCATTAAATCCTCCAGTAATTTTATTCGCTGTCTGGATTATATCATCACAATCTTAAAAAACCTTGTAGCACACATGGTTTGCAATATAGAAATAGCTTACCTAAAACATAAGGTTAACGTAGTACCGACAATTGTTACATCATGTTGTATGCCGCAGATTAACAATTGGTCGGTACGGCAAGTGTACATCCCGCAATTTTTGAGACAAAAAAAGAAGCCTGCCCCACGGACAAACCTCTTTATATTTGTATTGATTAAATTTTTTACTACGCCAGACTTTCTCTGACCACTTGATTAACAAGCTTTCCATCCGCACGACCTTTAACCTTCGGCATCAGGGCACTCATAATTTTTCCCATGTCTTTTGCGTCAACTGCTCCGGTTTCTTGAATAGTTTCAGTCACAATCACTTTGATTTCATCAATCGTTAATTGTGTAGGAAGGTAGCCCTCGATGATTTCTATTTCTTCGCGAGCCTGCTGGATTAAATCGTCTCTTTGAGCTTTCTCAAATTCGGCCAGGCCATCCCGACGTTGTTTGAGCTGTTTTGCAATAATTTCAAGTATCTGATCATCTCCCAGTTCCACTTTCTGATCCTTTTCGACTTGTAAAATAGCCGCCCGAATCATGGTTACTGTCGATTTTTTGACCTTATCCTTTTCCTTCATTGCTGTTTTCAAATCAGCCTGTAATTGATCCTTTAATACCAATTGGTCACATCCTATCTTTTTTTCATCTTTCTTTTTCTAGCTGCTTCTGATTTTCTTTTTCGCTTCACGCTTGGCTTTTCATAATGCTCTCTTTTGCGAATTTCAGACATAACCCCAGCCATTGCTGTTTTTCTTTTAAAACGTCGCAATGCACTTTCGAGTGTTTCATTTTCTTTAATTTTTACTTCAGACATTTTCAACCCCCCCCTCTAATCCGTTGCTAATTTCCGGAACTGTTAATTAACATGGTATGAGTCAAAGTATATTATACGCAATATTTCAGTCGCTGTCAATTATTTTTCAACCTGGAGGCCATAATAATGGTCGACCACCCAATAAATGGTAATGTAAATGGGGCACGGTCTGATTTCCATCTTTTCCACAGTTGTTTACAAGACGAAAACCGGTTTTGGCAATGCCTAGTTTCAAGGCAATTCGATTGGCCACTGTATGCATGTGACAAATGATATCATTTCCTGCTGGTACAGATAATAGTGAATCAAAATGCTCTTTGGGAATAATAATCACATGTACCGGAGCCTGGGGTGCAATATCATTAAAGGCGATGACCAAGTCATCTTCAAAAATAATATCTGCCGGAATCTCTTTATTCACAATTTTACAGAAAATACAGTCTTTGGACATATTTTTTCCTCCTAATATATAGATTCTCCGATTAACTTGTCAGAATACCGATTAGAATATGATACCCTAACTTTTATAATTCTACCATTAATTTTTTCGTCTGTCTTCAGAAAAACAGGAACATAGTTCTTGGTATGGCCCTCATAACCAGCTTCATCGTGGGTTGCTTCAAACAAAACCTCGACTACCAAACCATCATTTTTCTTAAGAAAAGCTTCTTCCAGTTCCCGCGATAAATCACTGAGCTGATGACTTCGCCTGTTTTTAATGGTTTCATCCACCTGGTCTTTAAACGCTGCAGCTTTGGTGCCGGAACGACGAGAATATTTAAAAACATGGATTTGATAAAAGCCGACTGCTTTTGCAAAAACCAGAGTCGCATTGAATTCGGCTTCGGTTTCTCCAGGAAAGCCAACCATAATATCGGTCGTGATCGCCGCCAGCGGGAAAACCGCCCGGATTTCATCGACAATCGCCAGATATTCGGCAGTGGTGTAGCGACGCCCCATTCGTTTCAGGACCGGATCACTGCCACTTTGCAACGATAGGTGAAAATGAGGACAAAAGCTTTCCAGGGCTGCCAACCGTTTCAGCCGCTCTGGAGTGATATATTTCGGTTCCAGGGACCCCAGTCGGATTCGCTTAAGACCATCGATTTGATCAAGGGCTTCCAGTAGTCCGATCAGATCGGTTTTATTCTGATCATTCGTGTCAATCCCCGATTGATCCACGCCATAGGAGGCAATATGAATCCCCGAAATGATCACCTCCTGATACCCCATGGCAATCACCCGATTGACCTCATCGATGATCTGTTCCTGCTTGCGGCTTCGCACCGGTCCTCTGGCAAAAGGAACAATACAATAGGTACAAAACTGATTGCAGCCTTCTTGAATTTTAATAAAGGCCCGGGTTTTTCCTTTGACCTCAGAGATCATCAGAGGTTCAAAGATCTTCTCGTCCATAATATCCGAAACAAAATCCCGCTGCTGGGCGTCCTGCAAATGAGTATCAATATAGGTTAAAATATCGCCCCGATTTTTGGTGCCAATCATTAGATCCACTTCGGCTATTTTTTCAACCTCTTCGGGGGCCACCTGAACATAGCAACCGACCGCGCAGATCACGGCATCCGGATTCATCCGCTTGGCTTTTCGCATCATTTTTCGGGACTTCTGATCGCCCAGATGGGTCACGGTACAGGTATTTATCACATAGACATCGGCCAGCTGATTAAAATCGACAATCGCATATCCGGCACCTTCAAAAATTTCCATCATCGCTTCGCTGTCATAGGTGTTTACCTTACATCCCAAGGTCATAAACGCTACTTTTCTTTGAGTAATATTCATACTTAAATTGACACACCTCACTTCCAAAAATTCAATTGGCTGAGCACCACCATTCCAGCCGTTTCGGTTCTTAAGATCCGGGTTCCCAAGGACACGCTGATAATCCCGGCAGCTTGGCAGGCCTCAGCCTCCTGGGGATCAAATCCACCTTCCGGGCCGATGATCACGCCAATTTTAAGACATTTGCCCGCTTCACTCTTTTTCTCAAACTCCATCAAGGCCGCCTTCAGGGACCGTTTGTTTTCATCCTCATAGGCTAACACGAGTAAATCAAAATGAGCTACTTCTTTTAGCACATTTTTCAAGGTTTGGGGATCTTTAACTGCCGGAATAATCCCCCGTTTGGACTGCTTGGCCGCTTCATAGGCGATCCGCTGCCAACGCTCGATTTTTTTATCTTTCTTATCCGTAATCTGGGAAATGGCCCGCATCGAAGAAAAGGGGACAATTTCGGCCACCCCCAGCTCCACACATTTCTGAATAATCACTTCCATTTTTGTGCCTTTGGGCAATCCCTGAAACAGCGTGACCGAAAGCTCCGAGTTTTCCCCCAGAGAAGGATACCGCTCTTTAATAATGCCCGAAATTGTCTGATCTCCGGGCGTGTTTAAAACGACCTGATAATCTGTCCCTTTGCTGTCGCAAACTTCGATCACATCGTCTTTGCCCAAACGCAATACCTTGGTGATGTGTTTGAAGTCCTCCCCGGAAATAACAATGGACTGCTCCGTAATCTGACCGGGTTCAATAAAAAAACGATGCATACTAGTCTCGCTTCTGGGCAACCACGCCAACCCATTCGCCCATTTGTTGAACAAAAAGGAGCTTGAAGTTTTCTGCTTCCAGGGCATTGAGCACATCAGCCAACCGGTCAATAATAATTCCCGAAGAGATAAAAATGCCATTTTCTTTCAGATAGGGTCGGATGATGCCGGATAATTCCACAATGGCAGCCGCCAGAATATTCGCCACAATCACATCAGCTTGTTCATCGATGACATCCAACAGGTTTCCCTCCCGAATTTCGACCATATCACCGAGATCATTGAGTTCCGCATTTTCTCGGGCAATTTTTACGGCCAGGGTGTCAAAATCCACTGCCACCACTTTTTTCGCATGCAGTTTACCCGCAATTAATGACAGTACTCCGGTACCGCAGCCGATATCCAGCACCACATCCCCGGGTTTAATGTATTCTTCCAGTTTAATGGCGCAAAGCTGAGTCGTTTCATGGGTCCCGGTTCCAAAGGCCATTCCGGGATCGATATTGATGACAATCTCATCGCCATCTGCTTCGTATTCTTCCCAGGTTGGTTTGATAACGATGCTTTTTCCCATCTTGGTGGGTTTGTAAAATTTTTTCCAGGAGTTGGCCCAGTCTTCTTCTTCCACTTCTGTGATCATCATCTCACAGGCACCAGGATCTAGACCAAAGGATGGCAGCATTTTAACCGAGGTAATCAGTTTGTGCACCGCTTCTTCGGTATCTTCCACCTCACTGAAATATCCCCGCACAATGGAAACATTGGGATCAATTTCCAGAAGCGATTCATCCACAAAATTAACCTTGGGATCTTGTTGAATTAATAACGCATCCTGCAGGGTCTGGATAGCAACGCCATCTGCCCCGGCATCATAAAAAGCATTGACCACCGCTTCCTCAGCTTCCAGTGTTGTTGTGATTTGAACTTCTTTCCAAAGCATTCCCTTACCTCCAATTAAATCATTGTGGTATTATACCACTTTTTCCGCATGTTTAACAATTGATCATTATAACTCATTTTGCTTATAAAAGAAAGGTTTTTTACTTTTAGATACTTAGTTTTTTGGCTGGTTCGTAGGGGCGATTATCAAACACCCGCCCTTACGAACTCTAAAATCAGCTGCATTAAATTTAGTCTCGACAATTGTTACATCATGTTGTTTGCATCAGATAAACAATTGGTCGGTACGGCACATCGAAACAACAGAAATTTTTTGCCTGCTTAATGTAAAATATGGTTAATGGATGTAACGGGTTCCAATTTAATGCTATAATAATTTTAATTAACATCAAAATACGATTAAGAAAAGGTGACCAACATGGAAACTGAAAAAAAGAAGCGATCCATCCAAGAATACGTTCCTGGTAAACAGGTTACACTTGCCCATATAATTGCAAAACCTAAAAATGATATTTATATTAAACTGGGTTTAGATGACGAAGCCGCTGATGCCATTGGTATTTTAACCATCACGCCAAGCGAAGCTGCCATTATCGCTGCGGATGCCGCAACCAAAGCTGCGCCAGTGGAAATCGGATTTTTAGACCGTTTCAGCGGTTCGCTGGTTATTACCGGACGGGTCAGTGATGTGAAAGCAGCCGTCACCGAAATCCTCAATACCCTTAACCATATTTTAGGATTCGATATTCCTAAAATCACCTACTCTTAATCTATGGCAAGTAATAAAAAGCGGGTGGCCTTGATCGGAAAAATCGGCAGCGGAAAAACCACCCTCATGCAACGGCTCAACGAAGAAGAACTCAAATACTCCAAAACCCAAATGGTCAGTTACTATGACGATTTCATTGATACGCCGGGAGAATTTATTGAACTCCCGTTTTTTTCACGTCAGGCCATCAACATCACCATGGACGCCGGGCTGGTAATCCTCGTCAACTCCTGCGTTGACCCTCAGAATGCGGTTCCCCCCAACTTTGTCCACACCTACAACATTCCCTCGATCGGCGTGATTACCAAAACCGATTTGGGAGAATGCAATATTAAACGGAGTCGAAATCTGCTGATTTATGCTGGCATCAATCCCAAACACATCTATGTTGTCAGCTCATATAATGGTGAGGGCATCGCCGAACTGGAGGCTGCCATCCATCACTTTATGGATCCTCATCGCAATAAATAATGATACGAACAGTTACAGCCATAGAACAAGTGCCGTGGGCTTTTCGATCAGTTTCGCACGAAACAATTTTTACACTGTACGGCGTACAGGCTACCGCCTGTTCGCCTACACGTTACAAAATTGTTTGCGGAAACTGAACGTAAAGCAATCAATGTTCGATGTTTATGAATTTCACAATTAGCTGATATGAACAAATACTATAAAAGGAAGTGAAAAATATGACCTTTGACAGCTATGGCAATTTAACAGTGACGGGCGTTGCCGACTACCTTAAAGAAAAAGAAATCTTCCCGGCCGACGCCAACCTTACCGTCGTGGATTTACACGCCGTTAAGGAAAGTATCGAGGGATTTGTTAATTTAATCTATCACGTTTATGACCAATCCGGAAAATCCGTGATTATGAAGCAGATGCTTTCGATGCCTCGTTTTCGTATTGAAGACGAGAAAAACAACACCGTCGAGGACAGCAACCGCGGTGGCTGGACCCTGGATCTGGGCCGGATGCGTTCTGAAATTGCAACCCTGATTTTCTGGAACTCTGTGTACCCGGGCATTTGTCCCGAAATTTATCTTTTTGACGAACCCGGTCGGATCATTGTGATGGAAGATTTAATGGAATTGAGCCTGCTCCGATTTGAGCTTTGCCGGATGGTAAAACACGGACACTTCACCAATAAAATTGGGGCGTTCTTTGCCCGAAATCTCTTTTACTCATCCAATCTTCACCTGACCAATTATAAAAAGTCCGAAGTGGAACGCTTTTTCACCAATCCCGAATATACCGCGCTGGTTGAGTTCCTTTTTCATGAAAATATCGGCGTTTCCTGGGAACGCGATATGATTCCCGGCACCGCCGAAAAAAGAACCGCACTGGTGGATAATCCTGCCATCCAGGCTGAATTCAAACGTCTGGAAAATAAATTCATGGAAGATAAAGAATGTCTCATCCATACCGACCTTCATAGCTCCAATATTATGATCAGTGCCGATGATGTCCGCATCATTGATGGCGAATTTGCCGGTTTCGGCCCGCTGGCTCAGGACTTTGGGCGTCTGACTGCCAGTTTATCCCTTAACTATGTTTCGTGGTTTGGCGATACCGACCGCACCGCTGAGGAAAAGGCCGATTTTCATAACTACCTGCTAACCACCATTGAGGATCTTTATTCCACCTTTCAAAATGAATTTCGGCAACTGGTGGATACCCATCGGGAAGAAAGTTATAGTCTAAAAACTCTGGATGTGGAGGCCTATCTCATCGACCAACTCCAGAATGCTCTGTCTTATACCGGAGTCAACATCATGTCGCGGTTGGCCAACCGGGGAATCTGTTATGATCTGCTAAGACTCCCTGAGGCAAACCGATTGGTACCATGCTTATTGGGACTGGATATTTCCAAAGAGTTGATGCTCAATCACCGAAACTACACCACTATCAAAGAATATACCCAGTTACTGAAAAATCTGGTTTAACATTAACAACTAAAAACCACTGTTTTCGCAAAACGAAAGCAGTGGTTTTTTAATTTAAATAAATTTTTTGTACCCGGCCCCTCCTGATAGTCAGGTTCGTAGGAACGGTCATTGATCGCTCGGCAAACGTCAACCGTTAAATAAAGTACTCGCAATTACCCTTGGCATTATATTCCTTAACCAAATCAGCTAAAGTAATATGATCAACCACATCTTCAATTGCTACTTTAATCTTCTTCCAGACATCAACCGTCACGCAGCGATCGGCCCGATCACAGCTTCCCGGTTCATCCAGACAGGCAACTGGTGACAGTTCCCCCTCCATCAGCCGTAAAATCATCCCAACCGTATAGTCTTCGGGCGCATTTGCCAGTTGGTATCCGCCCTGGGAACCCCGGACACTCCGGACAAATCCAGCTCTTGAAATCTGAGTAATAATCTGTTCTAAATATTTTTCTGAAATCTCCTGACGCTCAGCAATTTTTTTGATGGGAATATATTCCCCAGTATTGTTAATCGCCAGGTCCAGCATTAGGCGCAAGGCATATCTGCCTTTAGTCGATATTTTCATGATGAGTATAACCCCGTTGACAAGTAGCGTTCGCCGGTATCTGGTAGCAACACTACAATGGTCTTTCCTTTGTTTTCCGGCCGTTTGGCAAGTTCTGTTGCTGCATATAAAGCTGCTCCAGAAGAGATTCCGACCAGTAAGCCTTCTTTTCGGGCAATGTCCTTTGATGTTTTAAAGGCATTGTCATTGCTAACCTTGATGATTTCATCATATACCTTGGTGTTTAACACCTTCGGAACAAAACCGGCGCCGATCCCCTGGATTTTATGCGGACCCGGATTTCCTCCGGAAAGTACTGGCGAAGCTTCTGGCTCGACCGCAACGACCTGTACACCTGGCTTCTTTTCTTTTAATACTTCACCAACTCCGGTGATCGTTCCGCCAGTGCCAATACCAGCTACAAAAATATCCACTTCACCATCGGTATCGTTCCAGATTTCGATGGCAGTTGTTTGGCGATGGATTTCCGGATTAGCCGGATTTTCAAATTGTTGAGGAATATAGGCGTTTGGAATGGTTGCGGCCAATTCACTGGCCTTGGCGATGGCGCCCTTCATACCCGTTGCACCTGGTGTCAATTCCAGCTCTGCACCCAAAGCGGAAAGCAGATTACGACGTTCCACACTCATGGTTTCCGGCATCGTTAAAATAAGACGATAGCCCTTTGCCGCGGCTACAAAAGCCAAACCAACGCCGGTATTGCCACTGGTTGGTTCAATAATTACGGTACCTTCCTTAATCAGGCCGGCCTTTTCACCCGCTTCAATCATCGCAAAACCAATCCGATCCTTGACTGAAGATAAGGGATTGAAGTATTCAAGTTTCGCCACCAGTTTTGCTTCCAACTCCAAACTTTTTTCATAATTGGATAATTCCAAAAGCGGTGTATTTCCGATTAAATCCGTTAGATTTTTTGCAATTTTAGCCATTTCATTGCCTCATTTCTTTTATTTTAATTTTTCAATTCATATCATTTCTATATGTTTTTATTATATGCCTCTGCCTTTTCTTTGTCAACTAAAAAATGCCGGATTTCTCCGGCATTTAAGACTTTAAATAAACACTCGTGTAGTACCGACACTTGTCAGTAACTTAATTTATTACACGTCTTTTTTTGAATGATGTTCCTTTGCTTCAGCTTCTACCCGAGTCCAGAAACGTTTTCCTTCCGGATGCGCTTCTTCACCGGCAACCTTGGCATACTCATTCAAAGCATTCCGTTGATCTCGGTTAAGCTTACGCGGTACTTCCACTTTAATGGTGATAAACTGATCGCCACGGCCATGGCCATTCACATTGGGAATCCCTTTTCCTTTTAGTCGGAATACTTTACCGTTTTGGGTTCCTTCTGGAATCTTCAGTTTAATCTTGCTGTCGATGGTGGGTACCACAATGCTGTCACCCAAGGCTGCCTGAGCATAGGTAATCGGCAGTTCATAATAGACATCGTCATCGTTTCGTTTAAATAAGATATCTTCACGAACACTGATATAAACAAGCAGATCCCCAGTACTTCCATGGTTTGGTCCGGCATTTCCCTGGCCTCTTAATGGCAGAATTGAACCGTCATCCACACCGGCAGGTATTTTAATATTGATGGTTCGTTCCTTGGATTCAACCCCAGCTCCATGACAGGTGGCACAAGGTTTATCAATGATTTTTCCTTCACCATGACACTTGTCGCAAGTATGAACCTGTTGAACTGTTCCAAATGGCGTTTGTTGCCGCACATAAACTTGTCCAGAACCACCACATTGATCACAGGTCTTAACAGAAGATCCCTTTTC
This window encodes:
- the cysK gene encoding cysteine synthase A; the encoded protein is MAKIAKNLTDLIGNTPLLELSNYEKSLELEAKLVAKLEYFNPLSSVKDRIGFAMIEAGEKAGLIKEGTVIIEPTSGNTGVGLAFVAAAKGYRLILTMPETMSVERRNLLSALGAELELTPGATGMKGAIAKASELAATIPNAYIPQQFENPANPEIHRQTTAIEIWNDTDGEVDIFVAGIGTGGTITGVGEVLKEKKPGVQVVAVEPEASPVLSGGNPGPHKIQGIGAGFVPKVLNTKVYDEIIKVSNDNAFKTSKDIARKEGLLVGISSGAALYAATELAKRPENKGKTIVVLLPDTGERYLSTGLYSS
- the dnaJ gene encoding molecular chaperone DnaJ yields the protein MSEKRDYYEVLGVSKESSPDEIKKAYRKKAMEFHPDKNPGDSVAEEKFKEANEAYEILSDADKKSRYDQYGHAGVDPNAGGYGGGGGFSGGGGFGGFEDIFGDIFSAFGGGGGFGGSRGGRRSNRGSDMKINISLSFHEAVFGVEKKIKIKRSEECSVCGGSGAEKGSSVKTCDQCGGSGQVYVRQQTPFGTVQQVHTCDKCHGEGKIIDKPCATCHGAGVESKERTINIKIPAGVDDGSILPLRGQGNAGPNHGSTGDLLVYISVREDILFKRNDDDVYYELPITYAQAALGDSIVVPTIDSKIKLKIPEGTQNGKVFRLKGKGIPNVNGHGRGDQFITIKVEVPRKLNRDQRNALNEYAKVAGEEAHPEGKRFWTRVEAEAKEHHSKKDV